A region of the Lycium barbarum isolate Lr01 chromosome 1, ASM1917538v2, whole genome shotgun sequence genome:
tagtatgagtttgggttaataatcgaatgtacgaacgatattgtggcttgaaagtaagccattgaattgaataattggaaagttgtcgaatggtgtaaaagagagctactattattattttgcctttcgaattgattatcgatgttgctaggttggttattgtggttgttgttgttgattttgagcgagttaaattctcgggatggcctatttacaggggaaatgctgccgaattttctgtagaatttaatgttagttggaataaatggcttaagtgcctatgtttaatattggatattcgttggcatatttgtagaccttggggagcccgaggcgtagattggaatttactttagattggccatcttggagtgcgtacgaggtatgtaaagcaacctcccttctttttggcatgtcttagttttacataggctagattagagccttaaggaaattccaaatccgaaatccgagcatgatatgatctatatatgttccttggcactcttatgtatgatttgatgaaatatgaacctttatgtatttgaaataatcgctttccgaactttgcgcaaaaaggtttcactttaaagaacttcgaaatttctgaatgccatacatttcacataaatgctcggattgctccagtatttttataaaagtttgcattatgtatgatacgtatgttttccataggcgggcccgacttgggtaaatacccgtctgtgggtcccgcgactttcctttatgtaattcagagaatctttgaaagaatttggtatgattattattccgatttcaaatatgatcattttacttatgtttgaatttatgataatgattttatgcatatgactactcacgactctactcgtgcattctgttattcctttcgccgagtcccgggccggttctgttgtcgtgcgcattttgatatactccggagttatgctgtgtttatggttcaccgagctactcgcaaaagagggtcgggttccacctatatttggtgttatgctgtgtatggcgttatgttgtgatgtgatatgtgacggggatacggagatttgaaactttctggtgttatgctgtgttatggcgccatcgacgggtgggcgaccatattcttctgtaccctatgcattacttacatatttttgaaagtaagcaaattttgatatgttggatttgcacttatgtttggtacttccatttcgtttatgtctcagatttgctttctgtatattctgctttgcatactcagtacatatttcgtactgacctcctttcttcgggggctgcgtttcatgcccgcaggtacagacgcacagtttggtgatctacccatttaggacaccctcttctgctgtttggagtgctcttctcatttcagagcacacattttggtatatattcgttcgctatgtatatatgtatttgttcaggggcacggcggggccctgtcccgccatatgattcggtttgtctgtttagaggtctgtagacgtatttgtgggtatgtgtgcctacttctgtacggatgtgtttgcatgactctattcgttatggcagcctcgtcggcgtgcattttgtatatgtttgtggcagccttgtcggcgtgcatttgtatatgcgttttgggccgttgtgccatttgatagccttgtcggcttttgacatatttgatagccttgccggctttttgatatatgtgcatatgttcggcgatgtatattccgctgcctcttctgattctgatataatgttttgtacgcgcaatcgcgcaagataatattcgttctcaactctgtttaaaaatgatgatttagtttgtatgtccgtttgggtgcccaagtagggcaccagtcgcggcccacggggctgggtcgtgacacttacatacctcgtacgcactccaagatggccaatctaaagtaaatatccaatctacgcctcgggctccccaaggtctacaaatacgccaacgaataccaaacattagctaagggcacttaagccattctttccaactaatcattaaattctacagaaaattcggcagcacttcccctgtaaataggccatcccgagaatttatctcgctcaaaatcaacaacaacaaccacaataaccaacctagtaacattgataatcaattcgaaaggcaaaacaacattaataactctcttttacatctttcaacaaCCTTCCAAACATTCGATTCaacggcttactttcaagccacgatatcgttcgtacattcgattattaacccgaATCCTTTCCCACAATATTAGAGGACTTCTAAACCATTCATATAATTTTTCCAACGatcccgatttttttttttctccaagctgGCCGAAACCAGTCCCTAACCGAGCAgcctctttttttttcatttttcctcattttcaagtcatgttttgtatcaacaattcacaatataacgatatactttctcataaaatatacgaattacgtcaaacgcacaacaagcctcaaaacagcccgcatAATCACAACAttaatcttaagtcattaaacacttatttccactagaattcataacgacgacactAAAGCGCTTAAACGATAATAATGCGATCTTCGGCATATTATAagactcacattcgtccacactacacatatacatgtgtgaatggttctcatatataaggattgcattcaATGCACAAAgctctccaaatcagtccgcacatttaccatatcaatttcgggcattaaactctcatttccaacataaaagtcaccacaataaccattacgacgctaagcgatattaattcattctttgacAAACATTTGGGACCATATATACGGCCACACCCACCTTTGTACATATAGatggttctaatttatttcttcactctacaacaatcaaatacgctacaaacaattaattcatcaattcaatcacaacacccatttacacaatcACACCCACAttacacggctaacacacccatcacacaacccaactccaacattccatatttcatgattttcacccatattaacatactacaatatgcatacaacctttataacacaaaaacaagattagaactcacctttcttcttcaattcccCAATAgtctagggtttgcaaatgggcaaaataaatggttggatgacccaaacgataCTTCCACgccacttagggacctcaatatagtgggtttgaaCCAAAGAATTAATTTTTAGAAGGCTTGAAGTGGAGTTGGTTTTTCTCCACccttggccgtgagcttcatggtgaagctcttcaacttggctttATTTCTTTCTAAGTGTTAAGTGAGGAAAGATGAATTAGAAGTCTTCTTTTAAGGCTCCACAAAATATCTCTATGTCCTTGGCCCACACAAtatgttggaccaattaaaattggccacataatgtgtgggacctttttgtggaccacacggctacaagaccatttttgggcaagatttttaattccaattttataaATTGTgatcccaattttccctaagtgttcaataccaacaatttcatatataacttatgtctcaaaataaaatcaaatggtcaaaagtcccgacttcaaatcccggaatagtcttggccttaaattatcatagttaatccgggttgtcccaatgtataaaaatacgggacgtaacattaTCCATCCTGGGCACACGTGTCACCACTCAAATGGGACTCCAAATCTCTAGAAATATATCCAGTTTCCAACGTGTCATGTTCGAATCCATGCAAAAAGATTCAAGAAAACCAAACGTATTCACTATCAGATCATTTGCTAAACCACATTATTAGATACAGCTAACTTCCTAGTGTGACAAAGCCTAATGACGTCTATGGCAACTCTTACTACAGTTCAGCCCACCACCGGTGTCAAGGACCTAGCTGGAAGCTCCTTTACTGGAACTAAACTTCATGCTAAATCATCTCGCCTCAATTTCAAGCCCTCTAAATCCAGGTAAGGTAGTTGTTCGGACTCTACAAAAATATTATTGTACTCATGTCGAATTCTTTAGAAATGACTATTTTTGGAGTATTCAATACGTACCTTGACGAGATTTTTTGAAGACTCCGAGCAACATAGACTACATGACCTCCGAATAAGGATCTCAGATTTTAAGTCAATGAATAAAACACTTACCACAAGAGTTGGTTCCAActtaatacaaaaacatattcttttcaaaaatttcaactgtATGTTTATATATGTTCATATTGGGATGTCATGAATGCATCCTCATTTTCTCAGCCGCTGCCAGCCATGAACTTTCGCCTGTGAAGACCTGCGCATCTTTGCACGAATAGCCGGATTTAGGACAGTTTTAGTTGAACCCATTGCTTTTGCGCATCTTTGCACGAATAGGCGGATTTAGGACAGTTTTAGTTGAACCCATTGCTTTCTGCTCAAAGTATGTTTATGTACCAAATACGTATAATAAAATCACATTCATTTGAAGCCACAAAGTCTAATCGTGGATTCGCCTCTGTTTGTGAACAGGGTAGTTTTTGGTCTATTAGACCTGGACTTAATTAGTTTGGTTACTTATAAAGTTCAAAGATTGAATCAGTTTATCTATGGGTCTTAAAGAATTGTTATTCTATTCATCTTAGATGAGTGATGGCctgtaattattttttatttttattttttttgctttgactgattatgataagtttatgtagGGCTGGTGCTGTGGTCGCAAAATATGGTGACAAAAGTGTATACTTTGACTTGGAGGATTTGGGCAACACCACTGGTCAGTGGGACTTGTATGGATCAGATGCACCTTCACCCTACAACCCCCTTCAGGTATTTGCCTTTCATATTTACTTGTCATGTCTGTGCAGAATAGAGGTGTAATGTTAGCTCTTGACTAGCTAGTTGCAGCATCGAGCGTCAGAACATTACTGAGTTATAACTGTCTTTGTATTTGGTAGAGCAAGTTCTTTGAAACATTTGCTGCTCCTTTCACAAAGAGAGGTCTGTTGCTCAAGTTCTTGATATTGGGAGGTGGCTCAACTCTTGCTTACTTCAGTTCAACTGCATCAGGGGATATCCTACCAATCAAGAAAGGCCCCCAACTTCCACCAAAGCTCGGGCCACGTGGCAAGATTTAATTGCTTCCCTATCCAACTTTCTTGACCATCATTTTGTAAATGATGTATTATCTGTCACAGCTAGTAAGTATAAATTGAAGCTAATTTGAAGCTTGCCTACTGACTTTGTAGCTTATGATATTTTATTGTAGTTCTTGTTGGTTCATTATGGCTTTGTTGTATTGTAAACAATACTTAGGAAAAGAGCCTATTTGACTTCTAAGAGTGTGTAAAATTTCGAGCGTCACTTCGGAAGAAAGCTAAAAAAAATTCTTAGTAAGTTAATTCAATGAGCAAATAGTGACAACAGACCGGAACTACAGTTCTAGCTATGAGTTCGGCAGAAGCTTTCGCCAAAATCTTGTATTTATGTTAAGAAATCCACTGAGTATGTATAAACAACTTATCCAGAACCCATTAAGTTGCATGTTCCAGAATCCATTACCCGTAAACTCAAAATTCTAGATCCGCGTATGCAACAAACAGCCCTGTGGTTTAAGTTATATTCTCAGCATGTCAATGCAGTAAACAGATAGTCGCAACAGAGCTCCATCCAGTGATTAGATAACGGTTAATTGCTTCTTTGCTTTAAGAAAACATGAAAGGGAAGGTTACTGATAAAGGAATGGTACTGTTAACTGTATGGCACCAAATCTGTATTACATACTTTCTTTCCAATAAATCTAAAACCAAAGGTCATACAACTTAACATAGGACTATTTGCAAAAAGTCCAAAGTTCACTTTGTTCTATAACAAGGTGATATCTTGTACATAGTAAATCACTTCAAAAGAAGTGCCAAAGACCCAATAGGTCTACTAACTTTTACCTACTTACAAAAGGTATGGCTTAATTAAATCCTAGATGGGTGCGGTCCATCTCAACATGTACATTTGAGGCCGAGCTTTCACGCTTCCACGAATTCTGCTGTCAGTCCTCAATAAGTTAACTAAAACTCTGCAGTGCCATCAATTAGTGACGGGCTGTTGGACTTCTACACATACCTAAGTTCTCTAGGTAAGAAAACCTCTTGTTGGTGACTATGTTATGAGGTTTGCATGGAATCTTCGTGTCAACATATTTCGTTGCGTCCTCCTTCTTTAaatctttctttgtgttgttgtCTTCTTGATCAGGTGTCCAACCGATAAAGTCCAAAAGTGTCATTGCAGAGTTTAGCTTCCCTACTTCTTCTTTATCTGATAGTGGTCGCTTTACTTCTCCATTGGAAGGATTTCGGGCCATAGCATCCGCTTGGAGAATGTCTTCAATTCGTGACATGATTGTGAATGCCCTGCTTTCTATTATTCTTGAATAGCTTTCTAAAATAGCTTGCCCCACATCCTGCAAAATCAAGGAAAATCACTTTTCATTCTTTATATAAAGTCCAAGAACTAGATCCTCTATGATGTTGGGTTTTTCTTGTTTTGGCCATGTGTAGCcaaagaagaaaatatgaaacAAGTTGAGGAACACCGAATAGtgcagtcaaacctctctataacggcattGTGTGTCTGGTTATTTTTTGGCTTCTGGAGAGAAATGTTGTTATCTAGAACATatattataacataacataaaaaatTGGTTCCAAAGAAAATTTGGCCACTAAAATGAAATGTTATTCTAgagtatgactgttatagagaggtttgactgtatatggATTATCTCATAACGACAAATAAGTTGAATTGCCTAATGGAAGCAAAGAAAACAAGTCTCTAGAATATGAAATTGAAAGTAAATCATAAAATGTGCACGCTTTCTACGTACTCTGTTGTATTGGATTTTACTAATGTCTAGTGTTGATTGAGGAATTCCAGGGAAGCGCTGCTTAAGAATTAGCAAGATAACTTCTGCTCTTTCTTCAAAGATTTCTCTCTTCTCAAAACTAACAGCTATACCCCAGGATGATTTCCCATCTTTAGCATTCATCTTTCTTCTCCAAATAACTACGGAAGCCTCGATCCTGTCCTTGAGGTCTAAAATCTTATGTTCTGATGACATGTCCATAGTTGTGAAGAAGTAATCTGGATCAAAGTATTCCTCCGTGATGCTTTTGTAGATCGAATCACCTAGGCTTGCTCTCCCATTCTAAACATAGTAAAAGGTAAATTTTAACTCAAGATCACTAGCTTAAAGTAAGTagacatataatatacatattaaatacatataatatacatagtcagtgtatatattttgtatattttggctactGCTCGTAAAAAGCCCTCAAAAGTGAGATTCATGATTTTCTTTACCTTAGGTAGGGATTCAATATAACTTTCCGGGATCTCCATTTCTGACAGGACTTGAGCATTTATGGCCATGGCTGCTTTATGAACTTGGTTTACCGAATCCTTCTGAAATTGCAGCCATTTCCTCATAGGATCAGACAAGCCGTTAAGAGGAACCTTAGGAGTAGGTATCCACCATTTGTCATCTTCCCTGCTGTTTTTTCCGTCCGGTGATTCATCATCTTTTGATACATAGGAGAACTCACTTTGATCGGCTAAGCCATCTAAGCAATCCTGTTGGTCATTAATCCAGGCATAAGCATCAATCAGGACAATTTAGATCATTCTACAATGACAAGGAAAACGAAAACAAAAAAACAATTTCATATCTCTTACAATAAGCATTGCATCTAGCTTGCGTAGTGCTGGAATGTTCATTTGAAGATCGGATCGTTGCTTTGTTACCATAACCTGATAAATAAATGAACGTATGATCACTCTTGTTGTATGGTAGATCTATGAAATATGCAACAAAGAGTTCGAGGGAGAGAGGTACCTCCATGTTTGTTCCATCTTTTGATGTTTGTTTGCAAGGAACAAATTCAACAATGTGATCTGTGACTGATAAAAGCCAACCAATTTCTTTTTTCCATTTCGCTTTTCTCTCAGCTGGCATTGGCTCTAATCTCTTCATCTCTCCAAAAACGGAAGCTGCATTTtgagaaaataaagaaaaatatataaaaaaaaaatgactatATACAAGAAACCTTCATATAATCTACCTCAAAAATAGCATACCGGCTAGATTTGTGATTGCATTTGACAAAGCCAGCGCAGATGAAACACCCTTTCCTCCACCAGACATATCCTCACCAAGGAGCAATTTTGCAAACTTTTCCTTCATCAACTCCATATCTAAATAGGACCAAAAGAGTTATTAGTGTTTCAACAATGTGGTAAACACATAAAACATGCAAACCGCATCTTTTGACTATATACATATCAAGACCCTATATATCAATTCATTTAATGATTTTCACCCAAAAGATGAAAATTTTCTGAATATTTATTCCTAAAGGAGAAATGGAACATTTTGTTTGCTTTGGCCAGATAACCTTAATTAATGCTATAGACATGTTCAAACATTTAAGACCTCAAGACGTAACACAATTTTTTTTCCCAAAGGTAAACCATTAAAGGTGACAGAAGGAGCGAAGCTAGGTCCCCAAGATaaatttttttatgtatacataGTAGATGTTGAAATTCGTGTGCGTATCACATTATATTTTGTATCCCCTCAGTGAAAATCATGACCCGGACACAGGGTGACAAACAGAAAATATTGAACTAGAAATATGGATATCCTTGAAATTTAGCATTGTCAGAGACATCAGGAGCATTAACAATTGACTAAAGTTTTTCGTTGTTTATAATGGAaaatgaacaaaatcaagaatCCACCCACAAACAAAAATATTGTGAATTGAAAATGCCTTACCTGAAGGCTTGTTCTTTTGGTTACGAGGGCTAGTGACCCCTGAATCATTAGCCAAACGTGACTTGGATCCAGCCATTGAATTATTGTTCGTTTCAAGAATCATGCTTCACGTTTGCCTGTCCTTCAATTTCACACATACCATTAATAATAAACAGGGCAAGAAACT
Encoded here:
- the LOC132646004 gene encoding photosystem I reaction center subunit VI, chloroplastic-like; the protein is MTSMATLTTVQPTTGVKDLAGSSFTGTKLHAKSSRLNFKPSKSRAGAVVAKYGDKSVYFDLEDLGNTTGQWDLYGSDAPSPYNPLQSKFFETFAAPFTKRGLLLKFLILGGGSTLAYFSSTASGDILPIKKGPQLPPKLGPRGKI
- the LOC132645973 gene encoding rop guanine nucleotide exchange factor 12-like, which encodes MILETNNNSMAGSKSRLANDSGVTSPRNQKNKPSDMELMKEKFAKLLLGEDMSGGGKGVSSALALSNAITNLAASVFGEMKRLEPMPAERKAKWKKEIGWLLSVTDHIVEFVPCKQTSKDGTNMEVMVTKQRSDLQMNIPALRKLDAMLIDCLDGLADQSEFSYVSKDDESPDGKNSREDDKWWIPTPKVPLNGLSDPMRKWLQFQKDSVNQVHKAAMAINAQVLSEMEIPESYIESLPKNGRASLGDSIYKSITEEYFDPDYFFTTMDMSSEHKILDLKDRIEASVVIWRRKMNAKDGKSSWGIAVSFEKREIFEERAEVILLILKQRFPGIPQSTLDISKIQYNRDVGQAILESYSRIIESRAFTIMSRIEDILQADAMARNPSNGEVKRPLSDKEEVGKLNSAMTLLDFIGWTPDQEDNNTKKDLKKEDATKYVDTKIPCKPHNIVTNKRFSYLENLGMCRSPTARH